A single Thermus islandicus DSM 21543 DNA region contains:
- a CDS encoding GGDEF domain-containing protein, which yields MDQESLLLRLLLLHEVTAGFSEPPFLEVLGRAERGVEWVFPGARLLALLPEEARGLPRRGLGRFRGLLGYGAYFPGPPLPFYLFLEHPKVESPQELRLAALFMEHLLAALRGAGYREELERQARTDWLTGLGNRRALERALREGLARGEVLMVLDLDGLKAVNDREGHLAGDALLRRLGACLQALALSHGGRGFRLGGDEFALILPERALGEARRALEAFPVSLGVARAEEGQGQALLELADRRMYRAKRRKRAKPPWRRPGGPKGGRGGFP from the coding sequence ATGGACCAGGAGTCCCTCCTCCTCCGCCTTCTCCTCCTGCACGAGGTTACGGCGGGCTTTTCTGAGCCCCCCTTTCTGGAGGTGCTCGGCCGGGCAGAGCGGGGGGTGGAATGGGTCTTTCCTGGGGCCAGGCTGTTGGCCCTGCTTCCCGAGGAGGCCAGGGGCCTCCCCAGGCGGGGCCTGGGGCGCTTTCGCGGCCTCTTGGGGTACGGGGCCTACTTCCCTGGTCCCCCTTTGCCCTTCTACCTCTTCCTGGAGCACCCCAAGGTGGAAAGCCCCCAGGAACTGCGCCTCGCGGCCCTCTTCATGGAGCACCTCCTGGCGGCCCTAAGGGGCGCGGGCTACCGGGAGGAGCTGGAGCGCCAGGCCCGCACCGACTGGCTCACGGGCCTGGGCAACCGCCGCGCCCTGGAGCGGGCGCTCCGGGAGGGGCTGGCCCGGGGCGAGGTCCTGATGGTCCTGGACCTGGACGGCCTGAAGGCGGTGAACGACCGGGAGGGGCACCTGGCCGGGGACGCCCTCCTCAGGCGGCTCGGGGCCTGCCTCCAGGCCCTGGCCCTGTCCCACGGGGGGCGGGGTTTCCGCCTAGGGGGGGACGAGTTCGCCCTGATCCTGCCGGAGAGGGCCTTGGGAGAGGCTCGGCGGGCCCTGGAGGCCTTCCCCGTGAGCCTGGGGGTGGCGCGGGCCGAGGAGGGCCAAGGCCAGGCCCTTCTGGAGCTGGCCGACCGGAGGATGTACCGGGCCAAGCGC